A region from the Mucilaginibacter sp. CSA2-8R genome encodes:
- a CDS encoding PAS domain S-box protein has protein sequence MKNQPVSIPAPQQPSLLQPENLVQALEEVGCIGAYEFDVASGSIHFSDGMFRLFGEEPGAFVPSLALIDSRSNIEDAGRIRQVLEQALATAQPYEYTRRIRKRNGHWAKVESHGKVVTDATGKVVKLLGVVRDVTDRSRVEEQLQTTNQMLQATLDSTTYTFQAFKAVRNEDGTIVDFEWILTNKVWNDQYGQMAGKRLLEHNPGVVETGLFNLFVSVTETGIPVNHEQFYAHEQFNGWYHQTLIKMGDGFLMNTEDITERKKAEQEILRLKDEMARQVSNKYYSLFNAIDEGFLVIELLYNAQNHPHDFRYLEINPAFVRQTGLNHVTGKLVSEVAPGLEPRWIDTYHRVLQTGEPARFENYNVDTKRWYNVFASRIGGNESRKLALVFDDITERKQEEQRREFMMQLSDALRPLSNPAAVQETATRLILQHFGCDRCYYSEIINDEAIIRHDAARAGLPSVTGVYNLQSMPIFAKVVEAGEPFVVDNVSQSLLVDNNLRQLCLQLQVISFVDVPVIKEGRPVGILCIVQSAPRQWTTAETNMAVEVAERIWTAVERARAEAAMRVSEERFRLFVSASSNLLYHMSADWQQMYALTGTNYLEETPEPITNWVDKYIPQAERERVWEAINDCINHKRTFELEHQVILADGSVGWVFSRAVPLLDVEGNIIEWMGAGNDITRRKNAELQLHHLNNRLELEVTERTAEVHKTKELLQATLDSNPEMIQVFKAVRDDNGRIVDFEWTLNNAASIQIYGDVIGKRLTNVTPGTVTEGVVDRFIEVTESGSPQQYDLHYAHEQFNGWYHQSVVKLSDGVATNTINITERKKAEEAIKDYAYFVKSITDMMPDILVVVELPSRNVIFNNCDILSSLGFNADEIVRMTFEERTSLFHPDDLPLVQAFYDRFLTLPDHELNQVEYRLQNKQQRWVRLSVRGQVFRRDAGGNATQALFIAQDITQRRESELALKESRDRLQSVFDTTLIGMSVFAPVFDAENCITDFRVLIVNKKIERSTGRQDMTGQLYSQLFPGIKRMGLFELMVKTYQSGEPGQMEYHYTYDGIDQWYSTMFVKGQDTLVCTNLDITERIQAENERFKNYLLLQQSEQLAQTGSWDFNLRSGLMSWSEGMYRLFNLQHETEVTPEIYMQYATPDCQPIAKSIITKLRTGSSDFEETIKIAVNNAIKIIHLKATLVKNESGQSIRLLGVDMDVTAARHTESRLRHMEAEQQQQIFKVTLNTQEEERRRISESLHNGLGQLLYAAKLSMSMVNAEVAAVNPEQFNISHRYTEQLLLDAINESRRISHELMPTVLAEFGLKAAIQDICEQLQDGVRFRCQVLLYNVKLDNYLELAVFRTVQELMINVIKHASATHATVQVKARNGEVSVTVQDNGKGLTVNNQNKPGIGLSSIRSKAELLKGTVEIWSEPGQGTKIEVRFPYQLFMNVDFKS, from the coding sequence ATGAAAAACCAGCCTGTATCCATCCCCGCTCCGCAGCAGCCATCATTATTACAACCCGAAAATTTAGTTCAGGCGCTTGAAGAAGTGGGTTGCATTGGTGCCTACGAGTTTGACGTAGCCAGTGGCAGCATTCATTTTTCTGACGGTATGTTTCGCCTTTTTGGCGAGGAGCCGGGCGCTTTTGTGCCCAGCCTTGCTTTAATTGATTCGCGCTCTAATATAGAAGATGCCGGGAGGATACGTCAGGTATTAGAACAGGCCCTTGCCACCGCACAGCCTTACGAGTATACCCGCCGCATCCGCAAGCGCAACGGGCACTGGGCTAAGGTAGAGTCGCACGGTAAAGTGGTTACTGATGCCACTGGCAAAGTGGTAAAATTGCTGGGCGTAGTACGAGATGTTACCGACCGTAGCCGGGTAGAGGAGCAACTGCAAACCACTAATCAAATGCTGCAGGCTACGCTCGATAGTACTACCTACACTTTTCAGGCTTTTAAAGCTGTTCGTAATGAAGACGGAACCATCGTTGACTTTGAGTGGATTTTAACCAACAAAGTGTGGAACGACCAGTATGGCCAAATGGCCGGTAAGCGCTTGCTGGAACATAACCCCGGCGTGGTTGAAACCGGGCTGTTTAACTTATTTGTCAGTGTTACCGAAACAGGTATACCTGTAAATCATGAACAGTTTTATGCTCATGAGCAATTTAATGGCTGGTACCATCAAACACTCATCAAGATGGGCGATGGCTTTTTGATGAACACCGAAGATATCACCGAGCGTAAAAAGGCCGAGCAGGAAATACTTCGCTTAAAAGACGAGATGGCCCGGCAGGTGAGCAACAAATACTACTCGCTGTTTAACGCTATTGACGAAGGTTTTTTAGTGATCGAGCTACTGTATAATGCGCAAAACCATCCACACGATTTTAGGTACCTGGAAATTAACCCGGCCTTTGTGCGGCAAACGGGGCTTAACCACGTAACAGGTAAACTGGTAAGCGAGGTAGCACCCGGCCTGGAGCCACGCTGGATAGATACTTACCACCGCGTTTTGCAAACCGGTGAGCCTGCGCGTTTCGAAAATTATAACGTTGATACCAAACGTTGGTATAACGTATTTGCATCGCGCATTGGCGGCAACGAGAGCCGGAAACTGGCCCTGGTGTTTGATGATATTACAGAGCGGAAGCAGGAAGAGCAGCGTCGCGAATTTATGATGCAGCTAAGCGATGCTTTGCGCCCGCTATCTAACCCTGCTGCAGTGCAAGAAACTGCTACCCGCCTTATACTACAGCACTTTGGATGCGATCGCTGTTATTACAGCGAAATTATAAACGACGAGGCCATCATCAGGCATGATGCCGCCCGTGCCGGGTTGCCCAGCGTAACCGGCGTGTACAACCTGCAAAGCATGCCCATTTTTGCCAAGGTGGTAGAGGCCGGCGAACCTTTTGTTGTAGATAATGTGAGCCAGAGCTTGTTAGTAGATAACAACCTGCGCCAACTCTGCCTGCAACTGCAGGTCATCTCGTTCGTGGATGTTCCGGTAATTAAAGAGGGGCGCCCGGTAGGAATTTTATGCATTGTACAAAGTGCACCACGGCAATGGACCACCGCCGAAACAAATATGGCCGTTGAGGTGGCCGAGCGTATCTGGACGGCCGTTGAGCGGGCCCGTGCTGAGGCCGCCATGAGGGTAAGCGAAGAAAGGTTCAGGCTGTTTGTTTCGGCCAGTTCAAACTTGCTTTATCACATGAGTGCCGACTGGCAGCAAATGTATGCGCTTACCGGCACAAATTATTTAGAAGAGACACCCGAGCCTATCACCAATTGGGTTGATAAATACATCCCACAAGCCGAGCGTGAACGTGTATGGGAAGCCATTAACGATTGTATCAATCATAAAAGAACATTTGAGCTGGAGCACCAGGTAATTTTAGCTGATGGCTCTGTTGGCTGGGTGTTTTCGCGTGCGGTGCCGCTGCTGGATGTTGAGGGTAATATTATAGAATGGATGGGGGCGGGTAATGACATCACGCGCCGTAAAAATGCCGAATTGCAGCTCCATCACTTAAATAACCGCCTGGAACTTGAAGTAACTGAACGGACTGCCGAAGTTCACAAAACAAAAGAACTGCTGCAGGCTACGCTGGATAGTAACCCTGAAATGATACAGGTATTTAAAGCGGTACGTGATGACAACGGCCGCATTGTAGATTTTGAATGGACACTTAACAATGCTGCTTCTATTCAAATTTACGGGGATGTAATAGGCAAACGCTTAACCAATGTTACTCCGGGCACCGTAACCGAGGGTGTTGTTGACCGGTTTATTGAGGTTACTGAATCGGGCAGTCCTCAACAGTATGATCTTCACTATGCTCATGAGCAATTTAATGGTTGGTATCACCAGTCGGTGGTAAAGCTGAGTGATGGCGTGGCCACCAACACCATTAATATCACCGAGCGTAAAAAGGCCGAAGAGGCTATAAAAGATTATGCCTACTTTGTAAAAAGTATCACTGATATGATGCCCGACATACTGGTCGTGGTAGAGCTGCCTTCGCGCAACGTCATTTTTAATAACTGCGATATTTTAAGCTCCCTGGGTTTTAATGCCGACGAAATTGTGCGCATGACGTTTGAAGAACGTACCAGCTTGTTTCATCCGGATGACTTGCCACTTGTTCAGGCTTTTTATGACCGGTTTTTAACCTTACCTGATCATGAACTTAACCAGGTGGAGTATCGCCTGCAAAATAAACAGCAACGCTGGGTGCGGTTATCTGTACGCGGCCAGGTTTTTAGGCGTGATGCCGGCGGCAATGCCACCCAGGCGCTTTTTATTGCCCAGGATATTACCCAAAGGCGCGAGAGCGAATTAGCCCTTAAGGAAAGCCGGGACCGATTGCAATCTGTTTTTGATACCACACTGATAGGCATGTCGGTTTTTGCACCTGTCTTTGATGCCGAAAACTGCATTACCGATTTTCGAGTACTTATCGTTAACAAAAAAATTGAGCGCAGCACGGGTAGGCAAGATATGACAGGCCAGTTGTATAGCCAGCTATTTCCGGGTATTAAGCGAATGGGATTGTTTGAGCTGATGGTTAAAACATACCAAAGCGGCGAGCCTGGCCAGATGGAGTATCACTACACGTATGATGGTATAGACCAGTGGTATTCAACTATGTTTGTAAAAGGGCAAGATACGTTGGTATGCACTAATTTAGATATTACTGAGCGTATACAGGCTGAAAACGAACGATTTAAGAATTACCTGTTGCTGCAGCAATCCGAACAACTGGCGCAAACCGGCAGTTGGGATTTTAACCTGCGTTCGGGGTTGATGAGCTGGAGTGAGGGCATGTACCGTCTGTTTAACCTGCAGCACGAAACTGAGGTTACCCCCGAAATTTATATGCAATATGCCACACCCGACTGCCAGCCTATTGCAAAAAGCATCATTACTAAATTACGCACCGGCAGCAGCGATTTTGAGGAAACAATAAAGATTGCCGTAAATAACGCTATTAAAATCATCCACCTCAAAGCTACCTTAGTTAAAAACGAAAGTGGGCAATCCATCCGGTTGTTGGGGGTAGATATGGATGTCACCGCCGCCCGCCATACCGAAAGCCGCCTGCGCCACATGGAGGCCGAACAGCAACAACAAATATTTAAAGTAACGTTAAATACCCAGGAAGAGGAGCGCCGACGCATATCCGAAAGTCTGCACAACGGCTTGGGCCAGTTGCTGTATGCTGCTAAATTAAGCATGAGCATGGTAAACGCTGAGGTAGCCGCTGTAAATCCCGAACAGTTTAACATCTCGCACAGGTATACAGAGCAGTTACTTTTAGATGCCATCAACGAGTCGCGCCGGATATCACATGAACTGATGCCTACCGTATTGGCCGAGTTTGGCCTAAAAGCTGCTATTCAAGACATTTGTGAGCAGCTGCAGGATGGCGTGCGGTTTAGGTGCCAGGTGTTGTTGTATAACGTAAAGTTGGATAATTATCTGGAGTTAGCCGTGTTCCGTACCGTGCAGGAGCTGATGATCAACGTTATTAAGCATGCTTCGGCCACACATGCTACCGTGCAAGTTAAGGCACGTAACGGCGAAGTAAGCGTCACCGTTCAGGATAATGGCAAAGGGCTCACCGTCAATAACCAAAATAAACCGGGCATTGGATTATCGTCCATCCGCAGTAAAGCCGAACTATTAAAGGGCACTGTAGAGATATGGTCTGAACCGGGCCAGGGCACCAAAATAGAGGTACGTTTTCCGTACCAGTTATTTATGAACGTAGATTTTAAATCATGA
- a CDS encoding BLUF domain-containing protein, which translates to MYTIIYISKALKPFADDELLDLLSYARKNNADNHLSGMLLYVKQRDANDIVTGRFIQALEGEEHEVTALYETIKRDSRHQQVTLLHQGPISLRSFTDWTMGFRSLLEDEYVQIPGFIKLDDQFTQSKSLLSLGVALNFMKSFYSIQT; encoded by the coding sequence TTGTACACAATAATTTATATCAGTAAAGCTTTAAAGCCTTTTGCCGACGATGAATTGCTCGACTTGCTTTCGTATGCACGAAAAAACAATGCCGACAATCATCTAAGCGGTATGTTGTTGTATGTAAAACAAAGAGACGCCAATGACATTGTAACCGGGCGGTTTATACAAGCGCTTGAAGGCGAGGAACATGAGGTAACCGCACTGTATGAAACCATTAAACGCGACAGCCGCCATCAGCAAGTAACCTTACTGCACCAGGGGCCGATCAGCCTGCGCAGCTTTACCGACTGGACAATGGGCTTTAGGTCGTTGTTGGAAGATGAGTACGTGCAAATACCCGGCTTTATAAAACTCGATGATCAATTCACACAAAGCAAATCGCTGTTATCGTTAGGTGTTGCCCTTAATTTCATGAAATCTTTTTACAGTATCCAGACCTGA
- a CDS encoding BLUF domain-containing protein — protein MLYHVIYISKAVTPLSGESLSHLLQQSRRWNESVGISGMLLYVERHMMSQITGRFMQVIEGDESEIKPLFERIKTDPRHHQIMPLQIGHIGQRSFKDWVMGFKVMGWQDYMDHPGYLDMDELFSDNEITLSSGVALNFMKTFYAM, from the coding sequence ATGTTATATCACGTTATTTACATCAGCAAGGCGGTAACACCGCTAAGCGGTGAGTCCTTAAGTCACCTTCTTCAGCAATCCCGCCGGTGGAACGAGTCGGTTGGTATATCCGGCATGTTGCTGTATGTGGAGCGCCACATGATGAGCCAGATCACCGGCCGGTTTATGCAGGTAATTGAAGGCGACGAAAGCGAAATCAAACCCCTTTTTGAGCGTATCAAAACAGACCCGCGTCATCACCAAATTATGCCTTTACAGATTGGCCACATTGGTCAGCGTAGTTTTAAAGATTGGGTAATGGGCTTCAAAGTAATGGGCTGGCAGGATTACATGGACCACCCCGGCTACCTGGATATGGATGAGCTTTTTTCGGATAACGAAATAACCCTCTCGTCAGGCGTAGCCCTCAACTTTATGAAGACTTTTTATGCGATGTAG
- a CDS encoding amino acid permease encodes MLKKPIDLLLKESTEEGEHALKRSLGPVNLILIGIGIIIGAGLFSLTGIAAGQHSGPAVTISFLIAALGCTFAALCYAEFSAMIPVAGSAYTYSYATMGELFAWIIGWDLVLEYSVGAATVAISWSQYLTKFLSWFDLYLPPQLTLSPFETAKAANGDLITGIINLPAALIVVLVTGIIIRGTKGSALVNAIIVTLKVGVVLVFIAVGWSYISPQNYHPYIPQNTGEWGVYGWSGILRGAGLVFFVFIGFDAVSTAAQEAKNPQRNMPIGIIGSLVICTILFVLFAHVMTGMANYKEFIGSGAPVAIAIEKTPYQWLSKAIVLAILIGYTSVILVDLLGQSRVFFSMSRDGLLPKVFSHVHPRFRTPWKSNIVLCAFIAIFAAFVPIRVVGEMTSIGTLLAFVLVCAGILVLRKQQPNLHRPFKTPLVPLVPILGILTCFAMMTFLPADTWLRLIIWLAIGLVIYFTYGRKHSMVRRKAMGVADELVKPMSE; translated from the coding sequence ATGTTAAAGAAACCCATCGACTTATTACTTAAAGAATCTACCGAAGAAGGTGAGCACGCACTCAAGCGTTCGCTCGGGCCGGTCAACCTTATCCTCATTGGCATTGGCATCATTATCGGTGCCGGGCTATTCTCGCTCACGGGTATTGCCGCAGGGCAGCACTCGGGGCCTGCCGTTACCATTTCGTTTTTAATAGCGGCTTTGGGTTGTACGTTTGCCGCCCTGTGTTACGCCGAGTTTTCGGCCATGATACCCGTGGCCGGCAGCGCCTACACGTACTCGTACGCTACCATGGGTGAGCTTTTTGCCTGGATTATCGGCTGGGATCTGGTGCTTGAGTATTCGGTGGGGGCCGCTACGGTGGCCATCAGCTGGTCGCAGTATTTAACCAAATTTTTGTCGTGGTTTGATTTGTACCTGCCGCCGCAGCTTACGCTATCGCCGTTCGAGACGGCCAAAGCCGCCAACGGCGACCTAATTACGGGCATCATCAACCTGCCTGCAGCACTCATTGTGGTGTTGGTAACCGGTATCATCATCCGCGGCACCAAAGGGTCGGCATTGGTTAACGCTATTATTGTAACCCTTAAAGTAGGGGTGGTGCTGGTGTTTATTGCTGTGGGCTGGTCGTACATCAGTCCGCAAAATTATCACCCTTACATTCCGCAAAATACAGGCGAGTGGGGCGTGTATGGCTGGTCGGGTATACTGCGTGGCGCCGGGCTGGTTTTTTTTGTATTCATAGGTTTTGATGCGGTTTCTACTGCTGCGCAAGAAGCTAAAAATCCGCAGCGTAATATGCCCATCGGCATCATCGGCTCGTTGGTTATCTGTACTATTTTGTTTGTGCTGTTTGCCCACGTGATGACGGGTATGGCCAACTACAAGGAGTTTATCGGTTCGGGCGCCCCGGTAGCTATCGCTATCGAAAAAACGCCTTACCAATGGCTCAGTAAGGCTATTGTGCTGGCTATATTAATTGGGTATACCTCGGTAATACTGGTAGATCTGTTAGGTCAGTCGCGGGTGTTTTTCTCGATGTCGCGCGATGGTTTGCTGCCCAAAGTGTTTTCGCACGTGCACCCCAGATTTCGCACACCCTGGAAATCCAATATCGTACTCTGTGCTTTTATTGCCATTTTTGCTGCCTTTGTACCCATCCGGGTGGTGGGCGAAATGACCAGCATCGGTACCCTGTTGGCTTTTGTGCTGGTGTGTGCGGGCATCCTGGTGCTGCGTAAACAGCAGCCCAACTTGCATCGCCCGTTTAAAACTCCGTTGGTGCCGCTGGTGCCTATCCTCGGCATCCTTACCTGCTTTGCCATGATGACCTTTTTACCCGCCGACACCTGGCTGCGCCTGATCATCTGGTTGGCCATTGGCCTGGTCATTTATTTTACGTATGGCCGTAAGCACAGTATGGTAAGGCGTAAGGCGATGGGCGTGGCGGATGAGTTAGTGAAGCCAATGAGTGAATGA
- a CDS encoding LLM class flavin-dependent oxidoreductase — MEIGIDSFASALYGSQSLSSVDAMEQLLDRMVQADQSGLDVFGIGEHHRKEFLDSATAVVLAAAAARTSRIRLTSAVTVLSAADPVRVFQNFATLDLISKGRAEMVVGRGSSVEAYPLFGYNLDDYDALFSEKLNLLLQIRDHEFVNWRGRFRAAIPNLPVYPRPVQQQLPVWLGVGGTPESFVRAGTLGLPLMVAVIGGNTARFRPLVDLYRQAGAQAGFAPDQLKVGLHSPGYVAATTEQAVAEYYPGYAELWTKLGRERGWPPVTRQQFDHLMGPQGVLLVGSPGQVAEKLQRHSQALGGIDRFTFQMDNAGLTHQQLMQSIKLIGEEVIPLVNQQK; from the coding sequence ATGGAAATCGGAATAGATAGTTTTGCATCGGCTTTATATGGCTCACAATCGCTCAGCAGTGTTGATGCCATGGAGCAGTTGCTGGACCGCATGGTGCAAGCCGACCAATCGGGCCTGGATGTGTTCGGCATCGGCGAACACCACCGTAAAGAGTTTCTGGATTCGGCCACAGCCGTAGTGCTGGCAGCGGCGGCGGCGCGTACCTCGCGCATCAGGCTCACCAGCGCTGTTACCGTGCTTAGCGCAGCCGACCCGGTGAGGGTGTTTCAAAACTTTGCCACCCTCGACCTCATTTCAAAAGGCCGTGCCGAAATGGTGGTTGGCAGGGGCTCTTCAGTTGAGGCCTATCCATTGTTTGGTTACAATTTGGATGATTACGACGCCCTTTTTAGCGAAAAATTAAACCTGTTGCTCCAGATACGCGACCACGAGTTTGTAAACTGGCGCGGCCGTTTCCGGGCGGCCATCCCTAACCTCCCCGTTTATCCGAGGCCGGTGCAGCAGCAATTGCCCGTGTGGCTGGGTGTAGGCGGTACGCCCGAATCGTTTGTACGGGCGGGCACGCTGGGCCTGCCTTTAATGGTAGCCGTTATTGGCGGCAATACGGCCAGGTTTAGGCCTTTGGTTGATTTATACCGGCAGGCCGGTGCCCAAGCCGGTTTTGCGCCCGACCAATTGAAAGTAGGATTACACTCGCCGGGCTATGTGGCAGCCACTACCGAACAAGCCGTGGCCGAATACTATCCCGGTTATGCCGAGCTATGGACCAAGCTGGGACGTGAACGCGGTTGGCCACCCGTAACCCGCCAGCAATTCGACCATTTAATGGGTCCGCAGGGCGTGTTGCTGGTAGGCAGCCCCGGACAGGTGGCCGAAAAACTGCAACGCCACAGCCAGGCCCTGGGCGGTATCGACCGCTTTACCTTCCAGATGGATAATGCGGGCCTAACACACCAGCAACTCATGCAATCCATCAAACTGATTGGCGAGGAGGTGATACCTTTGGTAAATCAACAGAAATAA
- a CDS encoding helix-turn-helix domain-containing protein, whose product METLQAPHPISHQECTNSVNHIRDALYVLNGKWKLPLIFTLTESPKRFGEIQRVLYGITPKILTKELKELELNGFITRNVYPTTPVSVLYKTTPYSGSLQNVLQELRDWGAQHREKIKQDMRNMGKVVKM is encoded by the coding sequence ATGGAAACTCTGCAAGCACCGCACCCCATCAGCCACCAGGAATGTACCAACAGTGTTAACCACATCCGCGATGCCCTGTATGTGCTTAACGGTAAATGGAAACTGCCGCTTATTTTTACCCTTACCGAATCGCCTAAGCGCTTTGGCGAAATTCAGCGCGTGCTGTACGGTATTACGCCCAAGATATTAACCAAAGAGCTGAAAGAGCTGGAACTGAATGGTTTCATCACCCGCAATGTGTATCCCACCACGCCGGTATCGGTGCTATACAAAACCACCCCTTACAGCGGCAGCCTGCAAAACGTATTGCAGGAGCTACGCGACTGGGGTGCCCAACATCGCGAAAAGATTAAACAGGATATGCGAAACATGGGTAAAGTAGTAAAGATGTAA
- a CDS encoding response regulator transcription factor yields MINILLVEDNHKVRELLGGLLQAQKNLTVAGKAENGLGALRLLQNGLQADVVVADLNMHDMDGIELTEQLMAGYPNLKVIILTMHAKAAFLKRALAAGANGYLLKNGDMNELYQAIAQVYAGQTVIGASVRQ; encoded by the coding sequence ATGATAAATATATTACTGGTTGAAGACAACCACAAAGTGCGCGAACTTTTAGGCGGATTGCTTCAGGCTCAAAAAAATCTTACGGTAGCCGGCAAAGCCGAAAACGGTTTGGGGGCCCTCCGGCTTTTGCAAAATGGTTTACAGGCCGATGTGGTAGTTGCCGACTTGAATATGCACGATATGGATGGCATTGAACTTACCGAACAGCTAATGGCCGGTTACCCCAATCTTAAGGTTATTATTTTAACCATGCACGCCAAAGCGGCCTTTTTAAAACGCGCCCTCGCAGCAGGTGCCAACGGTTACCTGCTCAAAAACGGCGACATGAACGAGCTTTACCAAGCTATAGCGCAGGTATACGCCGGCCAAACAGTTATTGGTGCCAGCGTGAGGCAGTAA
- the mltG gene encoding endolytic transglycosylase MltG, protein MKALKSLIIIAVVAAVAFAGWIYISLRSPHTHDKSNQYIQIPHGSSPGQILAKLQADGILTSETPLKVYMKMTGTGNALQAGEYQFKSPITPLEVLDELKKGKLRTVNLTIPEGFTRFDIAKRIADQFPQNQPSGQEAILKLMDDVSLIKDIDPDAKNLEGYMYPNTYSFPRSVSTQAIIKTMVDEFKKVWNSGYAAQAAKQNLTPHKIITIASLIETESRFDDERPVVASVIYNRIKKGMPLGIDQTAVYIAKMENRWDGVINRSDLDSDSPYNTRKIIGLPPGPISSVSESSLKAALQPASTTYLYYVLDVEKNDKSHHFYSTAAEFETGKAAYQAWLKKQR, encoded by the coding sequence ATGAAAGCGTTAAAATCATTAATCATTATAGCAGTTGTTGCCGCGGTTGCTTTTGCAGGCTGGATTTATATTTCGTTGCGCAGCCCGCACACGCACGATAAAAGTAACCAGTACATCCAGATACCGCATGGCTCGTCGCCGGGCCAGATACTGGCCAAGCTACAGGCTGATGGCATCCTGACGAGCGAAACACCGTTAAAAGTATACATGAAAATGACCGGTACCGGCAACGCCCTGCAGGCAGGCGAGTACCAGTTTAAGTCGCCCATCACCCCATTGGAGGTGTTAGACGAACTTAAAAAAGGTAAGCTGCGTACCGTAAACCTAACCATACCCGAAGGTTTTACCCGTTTTGACATTGCCAAGCGCATAGCCGACCAGTTTCCGCAAAACCAGCCTTCGGGCCAGGAGGCTATTCTGAAGCTGATGGACGATGTTTCGCTCATTAAAGATATTGACCCTGATGCCAAAAACCTGGAAGGTTACATGTACCCCAACACCTACAGTTTCCCGCGCTCGGTGAGCACCCAGGCTATCATCAAAACCATGGTTGACGAGTTTAAAAAAGTATGGAACTCGGGCTATGCCGCGCAGGCTGCCAAGCAAAACCTTACGCCGCATAAAATTATCACCATTGCTTCGCTCATAGAAACCGAATCGCGTTTTGACGACGAGCGCCCCGTGGTAGCTTCGGTCATTTATAACCGCATCAAAAAAGGCATGCCACTGGGGATAGACCAAACGGCCGTTTACATTGCCAAGATGGAAAACCGCTGGGACGGCGTAATTAACCGCAGCGATTTAGATTCCGACTCGCCCTACAACACCCGCAAAATTATCGGTCTGCCGCCAGGCCCGATATCGTCGGTATCAGAAAGCTCGCTCAAAGCCGCGCTTCAACCGGCCAGCACCACCTATTTGTATTATGTGTTAGACGTGGAAAAAAACGATAAATCGCACCATTTTTATTCAACAGCTGCCGAATTTGAAACCGGAAAAGCGGCTTATCAGGCGTGGTTGAAAAAGCAGCGTTGA
- a CDS encoding carboxypeptidase-like regulatory domain-containing protein, producing MMKRHNPGLVILAIVLLSVLTFSKVTAQGRLAGKVFSRSSRKPLAAAVVTGAKGGTLTTADGLFTLWQWHPGDTLVVSCIGYQTVKQVLTRQSGADTLRFYLQPASMLLNPVTVQGRQLYLLDSVRTRREFADVFNYQGATVKDAMLRRADVSFKPYDNMTALNNTTQIAGINVLQALALLDGNKKSKTKLQKTLQRDEDDAYADRRFSVRRVAAITKLRGDSLQTFISTYRPDAGELKSQSDYEVLMYIKARYDTLKQGKVKVKAIKLDSMKGMD from the coding sequence ATGATGAAACGGCATAACCCAGGTTTAGTAATACTGGCCATAGTATTACTCTCGGTACTTACTTTTAGCAAGGTTACGGCGCAAGGCCGTTTGGCAGGCAAAGTGTTTAGCCGCAGCTCGCGCAAGCCGCTGGCCGCCGCCGTAGTTACCGGTGCCAAAGGCGGAACATTAACCACGGCCGACGGGCTCTTTACCTTGTGGCAGTGGCACCCCGGCGATACCCTGGTGGTAAGCTGCATAGGTTACCAAACTGTAAAGCAGGTGCTTACCCGGCAAAGCGGCGCAGACACTTTGCGTTTTTATTTGCAGCCGGCTTCGATGCTGCTTAATCCGGTTACCGTACAAGGGCGGCAGCTTTACCTGCTCGATTCGGTCCGCACCCGGCGCGAGTTTGCCGATGTTTTTAATTACCAGGGCGCAACGGTTAAAGATGCCATGCTGCGACGTGCCGATGTTAGCTTTAAGCCTTACGATAATATGACCGCGCTTAACAACACCACTCAAATTGCCGGTATTAATGTATTGCAGGCACTGGCCTTGCTGGACGGCAATAAAAAATCGAAGACCAAGCTGCAAAAAACCTTGCAGCGCGATGAAGATGATGCCTATGCCGACCGCCGTTTTTCGGTACGCCGGGTAGCGGCCATAACCAAACTCCGCGGCGATTCGCTCCAAACCTTTATCAGCACTTACCGCCCCGACGCCGGCGAGCTTAAAAGCCAATCAGACTACGAGGTGTTGATGTATATTAAAGCCCGCTATGACACCTTAAAGCAAGGTAAAGTAAAGGTAAAAGCAATCAAGCTGGATAGTATGAAGGGGATGGATTGA
- a CDS encoding DoxX family protein: MKAIKITYWITTVIVALMMMNSAVMYLTKPEMKQAFVHLGFPNYFRIELAVFKLLGAVVLLTPLTSRLKEWAYAWFAIVFVSAFIAHAASGDPVVNRVMPLVFLVVLLVSYFTYHRLPQFKTGK, translated from the coding sequence ATGAAAGCGATAAAAATTACCTACTGGATTACCACCGTTATAGTTGCCCTGATGATGATGAACTCGGCCGTGATGTATTTAACCAAGCCCGAAATGAAGCAGGCCTTCGTACACTTAGGCTTCCCTAACTATTTCCGTATAGAACTGGCTGTATTTAAACTTTTGGGCGCTGTGGTGCTGCTCACGCCACTCACTTCCCGCCTTAAAGAGTGGGCTTATGCCTGGTTTGCCATTGTATTTGTATCAGCCTTTATAGCACACGCTGCCTCCGGCGATCCGGTGGTTAACCGGGTTATGCCCCTTGTATTTTTGGTAGTGTTGCTGGTATCGTATTTTACCTATCACCGTTTGCCGCAATTTAAAACCGGCAAATAA